The Candidatus Schekmanbacteria bacterium genomic interval TGTTGATGATGAAGTAAGGATTAACTACAACGGAACCGTAGGCTTTTACCATAATGAGACATGGGTATCGCCGGGTGGATTCTCATTTAACAGCGAAGAATCAAGCGAACTCATTTACGGATTCCAGATAGACAAGAGGGTTTTGATTGGAGGACTCCTTGATGAGTGTATTAAAGACGGCTGCACAGTGAGGAGTGAAACTAGGTGCGTTGACGTAGAGGACACAAGTCAGGGTGTAAGCGTCAGGGTACGTGCCGGCAAAAATGAAGAAACAATAAGGGGAGGGCGCCTGATAATTGCAGATGGTGCTTTTTCACCATTGGTTGAAAAACTTGGATTTAACAAAGAGCGTCCGGAAGGTCCGCCTAATCTCAAATTTCTCGCCTATATCCTTGACAGGATGGACAGCAACTTCCCGGAGTCCCGGCATTTAAAACTCTTGCTCCCATCTCTGCATAAGGGACAGATAAGCATCGGGCGCTGGGCTCACAATACTGTTCAGATTAGTTCATCAACTCCTCTTGTAAGCAAAGTTAAACTCTCAGATGTATTTGACCGGTTAATGAAGAATTCTCCATTTGCATCCTGGTTTTCCAAGTCAAAGATAATTGAGAAGCTTGGTTGTAATATGCCGCTGCGGCCTGCGATATGGGAGCCTGCAAAAGGGAATATCATCTGCTGCGGTGACAATTCTGCCTATGCTGAAACTGCTATCAAAGGAGCATTGGGATGCGGTCACATGGCAGCCAAAGCAAGCAAGACCGGACTTCAGGGAGGAGATGGCGCCAGTGAATACAATGATTACTGGCAGCATGCCTTTAGTTTTCATAGCGCACAGTACCGCAGTTTTGGAAAGCAGATTCTTCCGCCGGCAAGGGTTTTAAACGACAGCGAGACAGATATCCTCTACAAGTGGCTTCAGGATAATAACCTCTGCGGGATGCCGGGCGATGTGCTCACTGATAATATGGCGCGGTTTAAAAGTGATCTTCCCCAAATTGCTGAAAAGGTGATATCCAAGGGTGGACGACCCGGTACCTGATTTTCAAACAAACCAAATGTCTGTTTATGCATTGAAGCTTGCCCGGCAGGTATTTATAGCAAATACGATGGCACGTTCGGGGAACGTGCCCTACAGAAAATAATGTAGGATCAGTGAAAACTGTAGGGTCTGTTAAAATACTTTGTAGGGTCTGCTCCCCGAGCAGGCCGAATAACTATTTTGATGTTTCGAAATGGTCTCCTGCAAGAGATGGCCAGCGGATGGTCAATACAATAGTATTATCTGTCTGAGCCGTACCTCTGTGCTCTATTTCAGGAAACCATACTACATAATCCCCGGGTTTTTCGAGCATTATTCGTTCGATGCTCTCTCCGTGGCGAAACTCGATATGAAAAGACCCTTGAATCAGAATAGACATTGAATGCGCGCTGTAATTGCCTTCAAATATATTATCATTTATATTGTAATTGGCTTCTTTCTGATGAATTCCCCATTTGACCTCTACTAAATTAGAATTCAGACAGGGATCATTTACAAAGTGCCCAAGAACCCAGCCATTTCTCTCAGCCGCACTTTTTACATTTCCTTTTGATACGCCATCCATAACTATACTCCAGATGCAATGACTTAATTTAAAAGCGTAGTGATATCGTTATAAATAATCCAATATCCAGTAAAAAAATAATTCGCCCAAAAGAACTGCTTCCACTTCTTCTTTGAAAAATGTTAGAAAGAAAAATAAAAAAAGGGGACAGAAAATATCCGTCCCCTTGAGATTGAATAGCGGGGGCAAGATTTGAACTTGCGGCCTTCGGGTTATGAGCCCGACGAGCTACCTGACTGCTCCACCCCGCATCGAGTGGACGAGTTTATAAGCGCCATTTGATGATTTGTCAAGGGAAGTTTTGATATATCTGATATTGGTGATGAGGAAAGTAATATGAAAGCTATGGTTTTGGCGGCTGGGCGCGGTGAAAGGCTTAAGCCTCTTACATTGACAAGGGCAAAGCCGGCTGTGCCGGTTTTCAACAAGCCTATGATAGTGCGTGCGCTGGATTTTCTTTTCAGAAATGGAATAGATGAAGCAGTTGTGAATCTTTATCACCTTCCATCTTCTATAGAAGACGCTGTAAGAAATGAAGAGAGCAGGATGCATAATGTGGTGTTTTCCGTGGAGGAAAAACTCCTCGGAACAGCAGGGGGACTTAAAAAAGCTGAAAGTCATTTTCTTAATGAAACGTTTATTATGATTAACAGCGATACCCTGCTTGAATTCGACATAGATAGAATGCTTGATTTTCACAGGAAATCCGGTGCAATAGCTACAATGTTGTTGGCAAAACCTGAGAACAATGACCCCTTCGGGAAGGTAAGTATTGATGAGGCTAACCGTATCATTGATATTCTGGGGATGGTTTCTCCGGGTTGTTCCGCAAAGCAGATGAATTTTATTGGTGTGCATATCTTTGAACCTGAGATTTTGTCCTATATACCAGACGGGATGCCCTCAGAGATAAATGCCTCCATATATCCGAAGATGATCAGGAAGGGGGAAACTGTCATGGCTTATGAACATCGGGGGCCATGGTATGATATAGGTACACTTGAAAGATATGTCGGGGTCCAGACCGGAATACTGAAGGAAGGCAGGAGAGATTTTCAGGAGAAAGGCTTTTCCGGCAATAACTGCCTTTCACCCCATAATGAACAGATTGATAGCTCTGCGAATGTGATATATTCTGTTATAGGAAAAAATTGTTTTATAGGGAAGAACAGTAAAATAACCGGCAGTATACTTCTCGATAATGTTGAAGTTAATGAAGGTGCTGTTGTCGAAAATTCAATAATTGAAAAGAATGTAAAGGTAGCTGCGGGAGAAGTACTTCATAATTGTGTAAAATACTTTGACCCTGAGAGCGGCGGGGAAACTGTTTCGAAAATATAAGGAAAATTTTATGCTTCTTGCCATAGACGTAGGGAATACCAACACTGTGATTGGCGTATTTGACGGTGATAATTTTATCACTGACTGGAGAATTGCCACTGTCAGCACATGGACTGCTGATGATTTCTTTGTCACATTCAAAAACCTATTTGAGTTCGAGAAAAGTGTCTTTCTTGAAGAGATAAAAGATGTGATTATTTCAAGCGTTGTTCCTGCAACGATTGCGCCTTTGAAAGAGATGGCTGAGAAATATTTCAAAGCTAAGCCGGTAGTTGTTGACAACAAGGTAAATACAGGTCTCAAAAATCTCTATGAGAATCCAGCGGAAGTAGGAGCCGACAGGATAGTGAATGCCGCCGCTGCTTATAAACGGTATGGAGGTCCGACTATTGTCGTTGACTTCGGAACTGCGACAACATTCTGCTACATCACGTCTAAAGGAGAATATTGCGGAGGAATAATAGTCCCCGGGATAAAAATATCAATGGACGCCCTTTTCCAGAAAGCGGCAAAACTCCCAAAGATTGAGCTGATAAAACCGCCGACTGTCATTGGCAAAAACACGGTTAACAGTATGCAATCGGGAATATTGTACGGATACGCTGCTCTTGTTGACGGATTGATAACAAGGATGGAAAAGGAGGTCGGGAAAAAATGTTTTGTTGTTGCAACAGGCGGACTTGCTATGCTCGTTGCAGGAGAAAGCAAAAAAATAAAAGAAATAAACCAGATGCTCACCATCGAAGGCCTTAAGATAGTCTATGAATTGAACAAGAAGAAAAAGAAAACATAAGAACAACCCATAGCTTACATCCCGTCCTCCCCTGTTGCGCAAAATGCAATCAGGGGATTTTTTTGTCATTGACTTAAGAAGACTTGACAAAATGAATAAACGGTATATTCTGAATAATCAGAATAATCAGAATATACAAAATGGAGGTTGTCATGCAGAAAAGAAAAAAAGGAAAAAAAGAGAGCAAGGCATGCTGTGGTTCCGGAATGGTATCCGCCATGAAAGGGTGCTGTAAGGTGGACGCGGTTGTCCCGGTTGATTCAAGGGGACAGATAGTGCTGCCAAAGGAACTTCGAAAAAGAGCAGGGATCAAGGAAGGAGAAAAGATTGCGTTAATAAGCTGTGAGACCGGAGGGGATGTAATGTGCATTGCCCTGGTAAAGGCAGATCATTTTGCGGAAATGGTAAAAGGCGCTCTTGGACCGATGCTTAAAGACATAATGGAATAAGGGATAATTCTTATATGAGGGATATACTATGGAAAAAGAAGAAATAAAAAAGGCTGTAAGGGAAGGTTATGGGAAGATTGCCAGAGGTGGAGGCTCATGCTGCGGTCCTTCAAAATCATGCGGTGATGCTTCTGATCTTAGAAAGAACATAAGCAAAATGATTGGCTACAATGATGAAGAACTTAAAACAGTGCCAGGAGATGCCAATCTCGGTCTTGGATGCGGGAACCCAATCGCTATTGCACTTTTAAAAGAAGGAGAAACTGTTCTTGACCTCGGCTCAGGTGCAGGACTTGACTGTTTCATTTCAGCAAAAGCAGTTGGTGAAAAGGGGAAGGTAATAGGGGTTGACATGACTCCGGACATGCTTGACAAAGCTAGAAAGAATGCCGCGGATGGAAACTATAAAAATGTCGAATTCAGGCTTGGGGAAATTGAAAATCTTCCGGTTGCAAACGACTATGTGGATGTAGTAATCTCAAATTGCGTCATAAACCTAGCTCCCGACAAAAAAAGGGTATTCGACGAAGCTTTCAGGGTGTTAAAACCGGGTGGAAGGATAGTTGTTTCGGATGTTGTATATGTAAAAAAACTGCCTCAGGAAATCCTTGAAAAGATTTCAGCATATGTGGGATGTATTGCAGGAGCCTTAAAAAAAGAGGAATATATTGAAGCAATAAGCAATGCGGGTTTTACGGCAGTCAGCATAATGAACGAAAAATCTTTTCCGCCGGAAGGAACTCACGAATTCCGTGGGTCAGGAGAGTTTATGAAACAGTTTAATATTCCGGTGGAAAAAATAAAAGAAATTGCCGGCTCAGTATTAAGTATTACTGTGACGGGAAGTAAACCGTAAAAGGTATAATTTTTGGAGGACAGGACATTAGCATTCGTTTAATCTCACTGCAAATAGGAAGCGTCAGGACGTATGGAGCTGAAGGTTCAGATGATCCGGCGGACCGTCCCCAGAATATATGGACAAGCGGATTTATCAAAGAGCCTGTTGATGATAAACTATGGGCAGGCAAGGAAGGTATAGAGGGAGATGGACAGGCAGACCGTAAGAATCATGGAGGCGCTGACAAGGCTATACTTGCATACTCCGCAGGGCATTACCCTGTGTGGAGAAAAGAACTTAATCTTCCTCAGCTTGCTTATGGGGCATTCGGTGAAAATTTCACAATCGAAGGACAGGATGAAGATTCGGTTTGTATAGGTGATATTTATTTAATAGGAGAAATACGGGTACAGGTTTCACAGCCCCGCCAGCCATGCTGGAAACTTGCAAAGTTCCTGAATGTAAGCGATCTAGTTGCCCGTGTGCAGGATACAGGACGCACAGGTTGGTATCTCAGAGTTCTTACTGAAGGTTTCATTGAAAGCAACCTGCCTGTAACCCTTGCCGAGCGTCCATATCCTGAATGGACTACAAACCTTGCCAGCCGCATAATGCTTAAGTGTACAGAAAACCCTATGGAGGATGCAGCAAGACTGGCATCATGTCCGGCGCTTTCAATTAGCTGGAAAGAATCTCTGACTGCCATTGCATTTGACGGAAAAGGGAAGGACACTAAGGACAGAATATCCGGGCCGCGGTAATTACTGTTTAACCTGACATTTATCTTATCCCCCTCTTTTTTATTGAAAAAAAAATATCCGGTGTTACAGTCAACAACTAATTTTTTTTAGAAAAGATGAATACTTGGCAACCTTTTCTATTGGCAATACTCTTTTTGTTTAATGTTTCTTAATCTTTTCATTGAAATTAACTGCATATTATTATGGGAATAGGACTATTAAAAAGTAACAGCCTGGTGAGGCAGGCTATATTTATAGCGCTTATATTTTTTATTACTTTTCAGGGTTTGTCCAGAGGAGAACTAAACGAGAGGATAATAAGCATTAATGTCTCAGGAAACCAGAGGATAGAAGATTCCACGATTTTGGCAAAAGTAAAAAGCAAGGTAGACGACTACATGGTCTCTTCATTCATAAGCAATGACGTTAAAAGTATATTTTCTCTCGGCTTTTTCACTGATGTTAAGGTTGAGGCTGACTATACGGCGGAAGGTGTAAAAATAACCTTTGTAGTCGAGGAAAAACCGACTGTGAGGGGCGTTTCATTTGAAGGAAACAAAGTGCTGGACAATGATAAGCTGAAGGAAGAATCAACTATCATTGCTGATAGCATCCTTAACAGAAGCGAGATTGAGAACACCATAAAAAAAATAAGAGTCAAATACCAGGGCGAAGGTTATTATCTTGCGGAAATTGATTACAGACTCAGACCGCTTCCAAGGAATTCTGTAGAAGTGGTCTTTAGGATTAAAGAAGGGAACAAGGTTGTTCTTAAGAAGCTCTATTTTCAGGGAAATAAATCTTTTTCTGATGATGAGTTAAAAAAGATTTTAAAAACCAGAGAAGACTGGCTATTTGGCTGGGCTACGGAAGCCGGGGATTTCAATGATACAGAATTCAAGACAGATATGCAGCGAATCGACTCGTTTTATCAGGATAATGGTTTCATAGAAGTTGATATAAGTGAGCCGGATATAGAGATGTCTGCAGACCGAGCTTTTATGTATATAACAGTCCAGATTAATGAAGGAAGGCAGTTTACGGTAGGAAAACTGGAGATTGAAGGGAACACACTTCTTTCAGATGAGGATGTAGCCAATGTGCTGGGGTTCAGGAAAGGCTCTGTTTTCAGCAGAGGAAAGCTTGAAAAAGGAATTGCAGACCTCAGCGATTTTTATTCCCAGAAAGGATACCTCTTTTCTGACATCGTACCAGTAAGGAATTATCACAAAGATCTCCCTATAGTTAATCTTAATGTATCGATAGAAAAGGGAGAGAAGTTCTACATAGGAAAAATAGATATCAAGGGGAATACAAAAACCCGTGACAATGTAGTAAGACGGGAACTAAGCATAAGAGAAGGGGATCAGGCAGACAGCCTGAAATTGCGGCAAAGTAGGGAAGATGCATTTCAGCTTGGTTATTTCGAGGATGTGAAAATCAAGACTAAAAGAGGGAGCCAAAGGAACCTGCTTGATGTTCAACTTGATGTGGAAGAAAAGCCTACCGGAACATTGACTTTTGGCGGCGGTTACAGCTCTGCAGAGCAGATTGTAGGAATGGTAAGCGTATCTGAAGAAAACCTTTTTGGAAAAGGATGGAAAGCTTCACTTTCAGGGCAATTCAGTACAAGGACAACAGAGTTCGATTTGAGCTTTGCAGACCCTTATTTCCTGGACAGAAACCTTCTTGCAGGAATTGACCTTTACAATACAAAGACTGAAGATTTCTCCAACAATGACTACGTATTAAAAAGGACCGGAGGAAGGCTTAAGTTCGGATGGATGTTATATGAAAGATTCCGGGCCAATATATTCCCTTCCATATCAATGACAAATACGACAAGGATAACATCGAGGAAAGATATTATACAGAGTGCCAGAAGAACATTCTTAAGTGATTTCATATCTGGAAAAGTATCGAAAGCCGATTTGAGAGATGATTTGGACACATGGAGGAAGTATAAAAACTCAATTTATCTCAAAGAGCTTCAGAAATCTTCCGGTTCATTAAGCGAAAACAGTATTTATATGAGCGTTTCAAGAACCACCTATAACAACCCCATTTTCCCGACTGCTGGTTCAAACATAGAGTTATCCTATGAGCCTGTTGGAGGGCCTCTTGGAGGTGACGTAGGGTTTTACAGGATGGAGCTTGATGCAAGCTATTATTATCCCTGGAAATGGGGGACTTCATGGCATATACGCGGACTTTTAGGTTATGTTGACGGTTATTTTGGAAAAGAAGAACCTATTTATGAGAGATTCAAGCTCGGAGGTTCAAAGGACCTAAGAGGTTACAAAGAACAGACTATTGGTCCAAAAGACAAGGCAAACTCTGACTGGAATTTAGGCGGGAATAAAGAGATTGTAATGAACCTGGAATATATCGTTCCAATTTTACCAAATCAGTTCCAATTGGTCCTTTTTTATGATATGGGAGATGCTGTGGGAAACGGACAAACATTTCCACCGAGCACAATGAAGAAAAGTGTGGGTATAGGCGCCCGTCTGGCGCTTCCAATCGGACCTGTTCGTTTGGATCTTGGGTATGCGCTTGATCAGGAAAAGGGGGAATCTCCAGTGCAGTTCCATTTCGGGGTTGGGGGATCATTCTTTTAATCAGGCTTTTAATCAAAAGGGAGAGGGAAAAAATGAAAAAAGTTTCATTAATGTTGACAGTAGTTTTTTTGATGTTTATCCCCTACATGGCATTCCCAATAGAGGGGAAAATAGGAATAGTGGATCTGCAGCAGGTGCTTAATGATTCCAAGAAGGGCAAAGAGGCAATAAAAATGCTTGAAAGTGAATTTGACCTTAAGAAGAAAGATATGGATGAAAAAGAAAAAGAGCTTCAGTCATTACAGGATGAAATGGTAAAACGCGCAGCCTTCTGGAGCGACAAAGTAAAGGCTGAAAAGGAAGATGAGTTCAACAAAAAGCTGAAGAACTGGAAGAGGCTGCAGGTTGATATCAAGGATGAGTTTGAAAGAAAAAATAAATCCTATACTGATAAGATTCTTGCTGATATTATAGATCTTGTAAAGCAGGTTGGAAAAAGAGACGGTTACAACATTATACTTGAGAAACAAAATGCCATTTATTCGTCAGATGTGGTAGATTTGACACCGCGTGTTATTGAGCTTTATGACAGTGTGAATTCATCAACATCAACTTCGGCCGGTTCGGCTTCTGCAGGAACAGGCAACTCTGCACCTGCAAAATAAAAATTGGAGGTCTTGATTGTGAAAACCCTCAGGGAGCTTGCTGATTTTTTAGGCGGAAAGATAATAGGAAATCCTGATACCCAGATAAAAGGGGTGTCCGGTATAGAAAATGCAAAGGAGGGTGACATTACTTTCATTGCAAGCCCGAAATATATTGATGCAGCGAAAACTACCAATGCGTCCGCAATTATCGCACCTGAAGATATTCCCGGATGTAATGCTGCCAAGCTGGTTGTGAAAAATCCATATCTTGGTTTTGCAAGGACTGTCGAACTTTTTCTTGTCAGAAAAAGAGAGCCGCACGGTGTTGATGATAAGGCAAACATCGGGAACAACGTGACGCTGGGGAAAGACATATCAATATTTGCTTACGCCGTGATTGACAATGATGTGAAAGTGGGGGACAGGGTTACAATATATCCCGGAGTTTTT includes:
- a CDS encoding NAD(P)/FAD-dependent oxidoreductase, which translates into the protein MINYDLIVIGAGPGGLMAARTAAREGLKVLLLEQRKEISDVKRYCSQLIRIGPGGFSSAKAPADIEIKKVNLTLEVDYSRHLIRLMNVDDEVRINYNGTVGFYHNETWVSPGGFSFNSEESSELIYGFQIDKRVLIGGLLDECIKDGCTVRSETRCVDVEDTSQGVSVRVRAGKNEETIRGGRLIIADGAFSPLVEKLGFNKERPEGPPNLKFLAYILDRMDSNFPESRHLKLLLPSLHKGQISIGRWAHNTVQISSSTPLVSKVKLSDVFDRLMKNSPFASWFSKSKIIEKLGCNMPLRPAIWEPAKGNIICCGDNSAYAETAIKGALGCGHMAAKASKTGLQGGDGASEYNDYWQHAFSFHSAQYRSFGKQILPPARVLNDSETDILYKWLQDNNLCGMPGDVLTDNMARFKSDLPQIAEKVISKGGRPGT
- a CDS encoding AbrB/MazE/SpoVT family DNA-binding domain-containing protein, whose amino-acid sequence is MKGCCKVDAVVPVDSRGQIVLPKELRKRAGIKEGEKIALISCETGGDVMCIALVKADHFAEMVKGALGPMLKDIME
- a CDS encoding signal peptidase I, whose amino-acid sequence is MDGVSKGNVKSAAERNGWVLGHFVNDPCLNSNLVEVKWGIHQKEANYNINDNIFEGNYSAHSMSILIQGSFHIEFRHGESIERIMLEKPGDYVVWFPEIEHRGTAQTDNTIVLTIRWPSLAGDHFETSK
- a CDS encoding OmpH family outer membrane protein, with product MKKVSLMLTVVFLMFIPYMAFPIEGKIGIVDLQQVLNDSKKGKEAIKMLESEFDLKKKDMDEKEKELQSLQDEMVKRAAFWSDKVKAEKEDEFNKKLKNWKRLQVDIKDEFERKNKSYTDKILADIIDLVKQVGKRDGYNIILEKQNAIYSSDVVDLTPRVIELYDSVNSSTSTSAGSASAGTGNSAPAK
- the arsM gene encoding arsenite methyltransferase, giving the protein MEKEEIKKAVREGYGKIARGGGSCCGPSKSCGDASDLRKNISKMIGYNDEELKTVPGDANLGLGCGNPIAIALLKEGETVLDLGSGAGLDCFISAKAVGEKGKVIGVDMTPDMLDKARKNAADGNYKNVEFRLGEIENLPVANDYVDVVISNCVINLAPDKKRVFDEAFRVLKPGGRIVVSDVVYVKKLPQEILEKISAYVGCIAGALKKEEYIEAISNAGFTAVSIMNEKSFPPEGTHEFRGSGEFMKQFNIPVEKIKEIAGSVLSITVTGSKP
- a CDS encoding NDP-sugar synthase — translated: MKAMVLAAGRGERLKPLTLTRAKPAVPVFNKPMIVRALDFLFRNGIDEAVVNLYHLPSSIEDAVRNEESRMHNVVFSVEEKLLGTAGGLKKAESHFLNETFIMINSDTLLEFDIDRMLDFHRKSGAIATMLLAKPENNDPFGKVSIDEANRIIDILGMVSPGCSAKQMNFIGVHIFEPEILSYIPDGMPSEINASIYPKMIRKGETVMAYEHRGPWYDIGTLERYVGVQTGILKEGRRDFQEKGFSGNNCLSPHNEQIDSSANVIYSVIGKNCFIGKNSKITGSILLDNVEVNEGAVVENSIIEKNVKVAAGEVLHNCVKYFDPESGGETVSKI
- a CDS encoding MOSC domain-containing protein, translated to MSIRLISLQIGSVRTYGAEGSDDPADRPQNIWTSGFIKEPVDDKLWAGKEGIEGDGQADRKNHGGADKAILAYSAGHYPVWRKELNLPQLAYGAFGENFTIEGQDEDSVCIGDIYLIGEIRVQVSQPRQPCWKLAKFLNVSDLVARVQDTGRTGWYLRVLTEGFIESNLPVTLAERPYPEWTTNLASRIMLKCTENPMEDAARLASCPALSISWKESLTAIAFDGKGKDTKDRISGPR
- a CDS encoding type III pantothenate kinase, with translation MLLAIDVGNTNTVIGVFDGDNFITDWRIATVSTWTADDFFVTFKNLFEFEKSVFLEEIKDVIISSVVPATIAPLKEMAEKYFKAKPVVVDNKVNTGLKNLYENPAEVGADRIVNAAAAYKRYGGPTIVVDFGTATTFCYITSKGEYCGGIIVPGIKISMDALFQKAAKLPKIELIKPPTVIGKNTVNSMQSGILYGYAALVDGLITRMEKEVGKKCFVVATGGLAMLVAGESKKIKEINQMLTIEGLKIVYELNKKKKKT
- the bamA gene encoding outer membrane protein assembly factor BamA — translated: MGIGLLKSNSLVRQAIFIALIFFITFQGLSRGELNERIISINVSGNQRIEDSTILAKVKSKVDDYMVSSFISNDVKSIFSLGFFTDVKVEADYTAEGVKITFVVEEKPTVRGVSFEGNKVLDNDKLKEESTIIADSILNRSEIENTIKKIRVKYQGEGYYLAEIDYRLRPLPRNSVEVVFRIKEGNKVVLKKLYFQGNKSFSDDELKKILKTREDWLFGWATEAGDFNDTEFKTDMQRIDSFYQDNGFIEVDISEPDIEMSADRAFMYITVQINEGRQFTVGKLEIEGNTLLSDEDVANVLGFRKGSVFSRGKLEKGIADLSDFYSQKGYLFSDIVPVRNYHKDLPIVNLNVSIEKGEKFYIGKIDIKGNTKTRDNVVRRELSIREGDQADSLKLRQSREDAFQLGYFEDVKIKTKRGSQRNLLDVQLDVEEKPTGTLTFGGGYSSAEQIVGMVSVSEENLFGKGWKASLSGQFSTRTTEFDLSFADPYFLDRNLLAGIDLYNTKTEDFSNNDYVLKRTGGRLKFGWMLYERFRANIFPSISMTNTTRITSRKDIIQSARRTFLSDFISGKVSKADLRDDLDTWRKYKNSIYLKELQKSSGSLSENSIYMSVSRTTYNNPIFPTAGSNIELSYEPVGGPLGGDVGFYRMELDASYYYPWKWGTSWHIRGLLGYVDGYFGKEEPIYERFKLGGSKDLRGYKEQTIGPKDKANSDWNLGGNKEIVMNLEYIVPILPNQFQLVLFYDMGDAVGNGQTFPPSTMKKSVGIGARLALPIGPVRLDLGYALDQEKGESPVQFHFGVGGSFF